A section of the Acidobacterium capsulatum ATCC 51196 genome encodes:
- the truB gene encoding tRNA pseudouridine(55) synthase TruB: protein MNGLLIVDKPGGITSHDVVARVRRATGEKSIGHLGTLDPMATGVLPLLLGKFTRLAQYFGSSEKSYTGTIRFGFATDTYDAEGQPSSEPRPLTHSLEELRALAARFQGQIEQMPPPFSAKKIGGQPAYKAARAGETPQLRAVPVTIHEFVLESLAEDTAAFRMQVSAGGYVRSVAHELGAAAGCGAHLASLRRTAAGAFTLAEALPLDEIECLAAAKELEARMPHPRAILPEMPAVTTDLQTAGRLRNGMQVNLPDFSTAPMVRIFVGQRDLIAIGRRVAGTLFQPVAVLG, encoded by the coding sequence GTGAACGGGCTTTTGATTGTCGATAAACCTGGGGGCATCACCTCTCATGACGTGGTGGCGCGCGTGCGCCGGGCCACGGGCGAGAAGTCCATTGGCCACCTCGGCACGCTGGACCCCATGGCAACCGGCGTGCTGCCGCTGCTGCTGGGCAAATTCACGCGGCTGGCGCAATATTTTGGCTCCAGCGAAAAATCCTATACCGGGACCATACGCTTCGGCTTCGCAACCGACACGTATGACGCCGAAGGGCAGCCCTCAAGCGAGCCGCGGCCACTGACGCATTCTCTTGAGGAGTTGCGAGCCCTGGCCGCGCGCTTTCAGGGGCAGATCGAGCAGATGCCGCCGCCATTTTCCGCAAAGAAAATTGGGGGACAGCCCGCCTACAAAGCCGCGCGCGCGGGCGAGACGCCGCAACTGCGCGCCGTTCCAGTGACCATTCATGAGTTTGTGCTGGAGTCTCTCGCCGAAGACACGGCGGCCTTTCGCATGCAGGTCTCGGCCGGAGGTTATGTGCGTTCGGTGGCGCATGAGTTAGGCGCGGCTGCCGGTTGCGGAGCGCACCTGGCCAGCCTGCGCCGTACGGCGGCGGGTGCGTTCACACTGGCTGAGGCCCTACCACTCGATGAGATCGAATGTCTGGCCGCCGCGAAGGAACTGGAAGCGCGCATGCCGCATCCTCGCGCCATTTTGCCCGAGATGCCGGCCGTGACCACGGACCTGCAGACAGCGGGCCGTTTGCGCAACGGCATGCAGGTCAATCTGCCGGATTTCTCGACGGCTCCGATGGTGCGTATCTTTGTCGGCCAGCGCGACCTGATTGCGATTGGCCGGCGCGTGGCGGGCACGCTCTTTCAGCCGGTGGCCGTGCTGGGGTGA
- a CDS encoding 6-pyruvoyl trahydropterin synthase family protein, whose protein sequence is MILLTRKADFSAAHFYWNDAWTEDQNVAAFGKCANRNGHGHNYTLEVTVAGEVDAVTGFVVDLKQLKEVIEREVISVYDHRHFNHEVPEFRSVIPTTENIAIAIWKRLEGKIPGARLYKVRVYEMPDLFAEYRGEA, encoded by the coding sequence ATGATCCTGCTCACAAGAAAAGCAGATTTTTCCGCGGCTCACTTTTATTGGAATGATGCCTGGACCGAAGACCAGAATGTGGCGGCTTTTGGCAAATGCGCCAATCGAAACGGCCATGGTCACAATTACACGCTCGAGGTCACGGTGGCTGGCGAAGTGGATGCCGTCACCGGCTTCGTGGTCGATCTGAAGCAGCTCAAAGAGGTTATCGAGCGCGAAGTGATCTCGGTCTATGACCACCGTCATTTCAACCACGAGGTGCCGGAATTCCGCAGCGTGATTCCGACAACGGAGAACATCGCCATCGCTATCTGGAAGCGTCTGGAGGGCAAGATTCCCGGAGCGCGCCTCTATAAGGTGCGGGTCTATGAAATGCCCGATCTCTTTGCCGAATATCGCGGGGAAGCATGA
- a CDS encoding ABC transporter ATP-binding protein → MIEVRGLRKSIRNGARTVEILRGIDFTVPQGQFVAIMGASGSGKSTLLGLLAGLDSPSEGDVILDGVSIAHLAEDKLAEVRGRKIGFVFQSYQLIPTLTALENVLLPYELNASGNGRRKALELLDAVGLSDRLQHYPVQLSGGEQQRVALARAFVLDPPIVLADEPTGNLDSRNGKHVLDLLTTRQRDSSTTLVMVTHDPQIAAQADRQIHMRDGVVVADQLAAEEA, encoded by the coding sequence ATGATTGAAGTGCGAGGGCTCAGAAAATCCATCCGGAACGGCGCGCGGACGGTGGAGATTTTGCGTGGCATTGATTTCACGGTGCCACAGGGGCAGTTTGTAGCCATCATGGGCGCCTCTGGCAGCGGCAAGAGCACACTGCTGGGATTGCTGGCCGGACTGGATTCGCCGAGCGAAGGCGATGTGATTCTTGACGGCGTCTCGATTGCCCATCTGGCCGAAGACAAGCTGGCCGAGGTGCGGGGGCGCAAGATTGGATTTGTCTTTCAGTCGTACCAGTTGATTCCTACTCTGACGGCGCTGGAAAACGTGCTGCTGCCGTATGAACTGAATGCCAGCGGAAACGGGCGCAGAAAGGCGCTGGAACTGCTCGATGCCGTAGGCCTGAGCGACCGCCTGCAGCACTACCCTGTGCAGCTCTCTGGCGGAGAGCAGCAGCGGGTCGCGCTGGCGCGCGCCTTTGTCCTCGATCCGCCGATTGTGCTGGCCGATGAGCCCACCGGCAATCTGGACTCGCGGAATGGCAAGCATGTGCTGGACCTGCTCACGACGCGGCAGCGCGACTCCTCGACGACGCTCGTGATGGTGACGCATGATCCGCAGATTGCGGCGCAGGCTGACCGCCAGATTCACATGCGCGACGGAGTCGTCGTCGCCGACCAGCTCGCCGCCGAGGAGGCATGA
- the folE gene encoding GTP cyclohydrolase I FolE, whose protein sequence is MATISLQDKLSRNSGSVPPALEKYSTQEIYAELLRRYDEDPTRDGLLRTPERVEKAMKYLTQGYHQEPAGILQGALFDVDYDEMVLVKDIEMFSLCEHHMLPFFGRVHVAYIPNGKVVGLSKIPRLVEVFARRLQVQERMTRQIAEAIQDAINPQGVGVVIEARHLCMMMRGVEKQNSSTVTSAMLGVFQQQNTRGEFLSLVRDRSYQQL, encoded by the coding sequence ATGGCAACCATATCGCTGCAGGACAAACTCTCCCGCAACTCCGGATCCGTTCCTCCCGCTCTCGAGAAGTATTCCACGCAGGAGATTTACGCCGAGCTGCTGCGCCGTTACGACGAAGACCCCACCCGCGACGGCCTGCTGCGCACCCCCGAGCGCGTGGAAAAGGCGATGAAATATCTCACGCAGGGCTACCATCAGGAGCCCGCCGGCATTTTGCAGGGAGCACTCTTTGACGTGGACTACGACGAGATGGTGCTGGTGAAGGACATCGAGATGTTCTCGCTGTGCGAGCACCACATGCTGCCTTTCTTTGGCCGCGTGCATGTTGCCTACATTCCGAACGGCAAGGTGGTGGGCCTGAGCAAGATTCCGCGCCTGGTAGAGGTGTTTGCCCGCCGTCTGCAGGTGCAGGAGCGCATGACACGTCAGATTGCCGAGGCGATTCAGGATGCGATCAATCCCCAGGGCGTGGGCGTGGTGATAGAGGCCCGCCACCTGTGCATGATGATGCGCGGAGTGGAGAAGCAGAACTCCTCGACCGTGACCTCAGCCATGCTGGGCGTCTTTCAGCAGCAGAACACCCGCGGCGAGTTTCTCTCGCTGGTGCGCGACCGCAGCTACCAGCAACTCTGA
- a CDS encoding biliverdin-producing heme oxygenase, which produces MLDRLRQETREEHQSIEATLDLMSPALDLNRYLQILKSFHAAMAPLEKRIEERCPMQYRSLWEGRQKAARLRADLEWFGETADAERPADALVPRLSTASHWLGSIYVVEGSMLGGQVICRHLEKHFGWAERRGYLYFSGYGDQTRERWRQVTRTLEGDDLNGNLIVEGAHQTFQYLHCYFRVSL; this is translated from the coding sequence ATGCTCGACCGGCTACGGCAGGAAACACGGGAAGAACATCAGAGTATCGAAGCGACTCTGGATCTGATGTCCCCGGCACTTGATCTGAACCGTTATCTGCAAATCCTGAAGAGCTTTCATGCGGCCATGGCGCCTCTGGAGAAACGGATCGAAGAGCGTTGCCCTATGCAATATCGCTCGCTGTGGGAGGGAAGGCAGAAGGCTGCGCGTCTGCGTGCGGATCTTGAGTGGTTCGGCGAGACTGCCGATGCAGAGAGGCCCGCAGATGCTCTCGTGCCAAGGTTATCAACCGCGTCCCATTGGCTGGGTTCGATCTACGTGGTGGAGGGGTCCATGCTGGGTGGGCAGGTGATTTGCCGACACCTGGAAAAGCACTTTGGTTGGGCAGAGAGACGCGGATATCTATATTTCAGCGGTTATGGCGACCAAACGCGAGAACGATGGCGGCAGGTTACGCGCACGTTGGAAGGCGATGATCTGAATGGCAACTTGATCGTGGAGGGTGCGCATCAGACCTTTCAATACTTGCATTGTTATTTTCGCGTTAGTTTATGA
- a CDS encoding arylesterase, giving the protein MNRRRLRFWLLLVCFAISLSSIARAAAHEPLVVCFGDSITAGHGLDPSQAYPVFLQHDLASRGYHYRVINAGVSGNTTKDALDRLPRVLGLHPAAVIVEFGGNDGLRGFPLNVTERNLGTLVGRLRAAHIPVLLAGITLPPNYGQDYIHQFDEMYRRVAQKYHVPLLPMLYAGIYNLPGTIQPDGIHPTAKGSRLIAQHLLPLLLPLLHRK; this is encoded by the coding sequence GTGAACCGTCGCCGACTACGCTTCTGGCTGCTGCTCGTCTGCTTTGCCATCAGTCTTTCCAGTATTGCCCGCGCCGCCGCCCATGAGCCGCTGGTGGTGTGTTTTGGAGACAGCATCACCGCCGGTCACGGACTCGACCCAAGCCAAGCCTATCCTGTTTTCCTGCAGCATGACCTGGCCTCGCGCGGATATCACTACCGCGTCATCAACGCCGGCGTGAGCGGCAACACCACCAAAGACGCACTCGACCGCCTGCCGCGCGTGCTCGGGCTGCATCCGGCGGCCGTCATCGTCGAGTTCGGCGGCAACGACGGGCTGCGCGGCTTTCCGCTGAATGTGACCGAGCGCAACCTCGGCACGCTGGTGGGCCGCCTGCGCGCCGCGCACATTCCCGTGCTGCTGGCCGGCATCACGCTGCCGCCCAACTACGGCCAAGACTACATTCATCAATTCGATGAAATGTACCGCCGCGTGGCTCAGAAATATCACGTGCCTTTGCTGCCCATGCTCTACGCAGGCATCTACAACCTGCCCGGAACCATCCAGCCGGACGGCATTCACCCCACGGCCAAGGGCTCGCGGCTCATCGCCCAGCACCTGCTGCCGCTGCTGCTGCCCCTGCTGCACCGGAAATGA
- a CDS encoding ligand-binding sensor domain-containing diguanylate cyclase, whose amino-acid sequence MANPFLPRSRNTRQSGTATSGMQACQAMSGVSLRIILVLLCLLPAVSFAQFTARHADVIFENLDRSQGLPSPVVQAMAQDGHGFLWIGTGSGLSRWDGYHFRNYTFSVGVPGTLPDNDIYSMYTDPDGTLWAGTRSRGLARYESSLDRFQTFLPPGKDRDNNAPAVYAMMATSQNHLLVGTRIGLDQLDTATGKFVVLPLQGAVGQIAVLTLVKAPSGRIWAGTNQGLFRSNTNGTDFRLQKLFGSKQPGIWRLLLDHAGSLWIGTTSGAYLLRQFATQAVAIHESGPGPSLLDKEPIDAICEAAPGVIWLGTFGQGIVAVNATTLRTHRITHDPAFPTSLPNNTVVTLLTDQTGSVWAGTANGVGRANPNSGILTFFGATDTSSHAGRIPDSDVTAISPENDGRFWLGLNENGIELVALRGNRLQPIRHIAAGLNAPLPPGQINALTTSKSSLFIGTSNWVYRAGLDGNRVTPLPQPKDTGIRVDALLYENGTLWIGSHHGLWREDFSTPSATIHPPSPVAVPITNLEITVLAKEAGNDLWVGTAHELFRYDTASHEALRIPVDPSNPNALPAPVTSLLLDREHRLWATTWGGGVCVLSDTGPDHYKIRRLLHGLPNANGDDILQAPDGKLWVSTDDGFAIIDPHTYSIHALRQADGIAIPAYWVKSGVSTSDGRLAYGGDGGLTVIDPAQVRISQPLSPVVVTDVLVGTKPYPPDIFNAASGSPLLNIPQDANRIAIEFSSLDYSGADRNLYEYKLDGFDQNWVKTTARRRVASYTNLPPGDYVLELRGSNHNGAWGKTRSIRIHVMPAWYQTVWMKLGMLLLLLLLLTAGYRISTAYMRARQRELERRVELRTAELQKITEELQESRRQLEQIAHTDPLTGLPNRRMFSEHFRRLLATSRRQQNRSFTLILFDLDKFKDINDTYGHDAGDEWLKIVAERIRSMVRQSDCFARVGGDEFALLVADPINGHGIRTLCEALAACVREPFFVNATAVKTTFSIGLASYPKDGEDEIALFKAADIALYRAKRAGGNCWHCYSPAEVENPQR is encoded by the coding sequence ATGGCGAACCCTTTCCTGCCGCGTTCCCGTAACACGCGGCAATCAGGAACAGCGACTTCAGGCATGCAGGCATGCCAGGCCATGTCAGGAGTGTCTCTGCGGATCATTCTGGTATTGCTCTGCTTGCTGCCGGCGGTCTCTTTTGCGCAGTTCACGGCACGCCATGCTGACGTCATCTTTGAGAATCTGGATCGCAGCCAGGGCCTTCCCAGTCCTGTCGTTCAAGCGATGGCACAAGATGGTCATGGATTTCTCTGGATCGGAACCGGAAGCGGTCTCTCTCGTTGGGATGGCTATCACTTTCGGAATTACACCTTCTCTGTAGGTGTTCCGGGCACTTTACCCGATAACGATATCTACAGCATGTACACCGATCCCGACGGAACGCTCTGGGCCGGAACCCGCTCGCGCGGGCTTGCCCGCTACGAGTCCAGCCTGGATCGTTTCCAGACTTTTCTGCCTCCGGGGAAAGATAGAGACAACAACGCTCCCGCAGTGTATGCCATGATGGCGACCAGCCAAAACCATCTCCTGGTAGGGACGCGCATTGGTCTCGACCAGTTGGATACTGCCACCGGAAAATTTGTGGTTCTTCCTCTGCAAGGCGCAGTCGGCCAAATTGCAGTGCTCACGCTGGTCAAAGCGCCTTCGGGCCGCATCTGGGCCGGCACCAATCAAGGACTCTTCAGGAGTAATACCAATGGCACAGACTTCCGACTGCAGAAGCTATTCGGAAGCAAGCAGCCCGGCATCTGGAGGCTGCTGCTGGATCATGCCGGAAGTCTCTGGATTGGAACAACCTCGGGCGCCTATCTTCTCAGGCAATTTGCAACTCAGGCGGTTGCTATTCATGAATCCGGCCCCGGACCATCCCTTCTGGATAAGGAACCCATCGACGCCATCTGCGAGGCAGCACCCGGCGTCATCTGGCTTGGCACCTTTGGGCAAGGCATTGTCGCGGTCAATGCCACAACACTGAGAACTCATCGCATCACGCACGATCCGGCATTTCCCACCAGCCTGCCCAACAATACCGTCGTAACACTGTTAACCGATCAGACGGGCTCAGTCTGGGCCGGAACGGCCAATGGAGTGGGGCGCGCCAATCCGAACAGCGGGATTCTGACTTTCTTTGGAGCAACGGATACGTCGAGCCACGCTGGACGCATTCCTGACTCAGACGTCACGGCAATCTCTCCAGAAAACGATGGCCGGTTCTGGCTCGGCTTGAATGAAAATGGAATAGAGCTTGTCGCGCTGCGTGGAAATAGGCTACAGCCCATCCGTCATATCGCGGCGGGCTTGAATGCCCCGCTTCCACCGGGCCAGATCAATGCCCTCACAACCTCTAAGAGCAGCCTTTTTATTGGAACATCCAACTGGGTCTATCGTGCCGGCCTGGATGGAAACCGTGTTACGCCACTTCCCCAGCCCAAAGACACTGGCATTCGCGTCGATGCATTGCTCTATGAAAACGGAACGCTCTGGATCGGCTCTCATCACGGCCTCTGGCGCGAGGATTTCTCCACACCCTCCGCCACTATTCATCCGCCCTCACCAGTAGCAGTCCCCATCACTAATCTTGAGATCACAGTGCTCGCCAAGGAAGCCGGAAACGATCTGTGGGTGGGCACCGCTCATGAACTCTTCCGTTATGACACCGCTTCGCACGAAGCTCTCCGCATCCCGGTGGACCCGTCGAACCCGAATGCGTTGCCGGCCCCGGTGACTTCGCTGCTTCTGGATCGCGAACATCGGCTATGGGCCACCACCTGGGGAGGCGGGGTTTGCGTTCTATCCGATACGGGCCCCGATCACTACAAAATTCGCCGACTACTGCATGGGCTCCCCAATGCCAATGGTGATGACATCCTTCAGGCTCCAGATGGCAAACTCTGGGTCAGCACCGACGATGGTTTCGCCATCATTGATCCGCATACCTATTCCATTCATGCGCTGCGGCAAGCCGATGGCATCGCCATCCCCGCGTACTGGGTCAAGTCAGGAGTGAGCACTTCAGATGGCCGGCTCGCCTATGGGGGCGATGGCGGGCTTACAGTGATTGATCCTGCTCAGGTCAGAATCTCCCAGCCTCTCTCTCCGGTCGTCGTTACGGATGTTCTCGTGGGGACGAAGCCTTATCCTCCTGATATTTTCAATGCCGCCAGCGGCAGTCCGCTGCTCAACATTCCTCAGGATGCCAACCGCATCGCCATCGAGTTCTCTTCCCTCGATTACAGCGGAGCAGATCGCAACCTTTACGAGTACAAACTGGATGGCTTCGATCAAAACTGGGTGAAGACGACTGCGCGGCGCAGAGTGGCCAGCTACACCAACTTGCCTCCTGGCGATTATGTGCTCGAACTGCGCGGCTCCAATCACAACGGAGCGTGGGGCAAGACTCGCTCCATTCGCATTCATGTGATGCCTGCCTGGTACCAGACGGTGTGGATGAAGCTGGGCATGCTGCTTTTACTTTTGCTGCTGCTCACCGCCGGCTACCGCATCAGCACGGCCTACATGAGGGCCCGGCAGCGCGAACTGGAGAGGCGTGTGGAATTACGCACCGCCGAGTTGCAAAAAATCACTGAGGAACTGCAGGAAAGCCGGCGTCAACTGGAGCAGATTGCTCACACAGACCCTCTCACGGGGCTGCCCAACCGGCGCATGTTCAGCGAGCATTTCAGGCGGCTGCTCGCTACATCCAGACGACAGCAAAACCGGTCTTTCACGCTCATCCTCTTTGATCTCGACAAGTTCAAAGACATCAACGACACCTACGGTCATGACGCGGGCGATGAGTGGCTAAAAATAGTCGCAGAGCGCATTCGCTCGATGGTGCGGCAATCGGACTGTTTCGCAAGAGTCGGCGGCGATGAGTTCGCACTGCTGGTGGCTGATCCCATCAACGGGCACGGTATTCGCACCCTTTGTGAGGCACTGGCAGCGTGCGTGCGCGAGCCGTTCTTTGTGAATGCGACCGCCGTCAAGACTACCTTCAGCATCGGGCTCGCGAGCTATCCCAAAGACGGAGAAGATGAGATCGCGCTCTTCAAGGCCGCGGACATTGCTCTGTATCGCGCCAAGCGGGCTGGTGGAAACTGCTGGCACTGCTACTCGCCGGCAGAAGTTGAGAATCCGCAGAGATAG
- a CDS encoding 6-carboxytetrahydropterin synthase, which yields MKAYFGRRYGFSASHRLHTDELSEAENRATYGKCNHPFGHGHNYVVEITVGGPVDPDTGMVCNLVDLDACVREQVLEPFDHTNLNLLSCFEKLVPTTENLCIEIDRRIRQAFREAEIFSVRVEETNNNFFEIEHSAPGTGSTAGRK from the coding sequence ATGAAAGCCTACTTCGGACGCCGCTACGGATTCAGCGCCTCGCACCGGTTGCATACCGATGAGTTGAGCGAGGCCGAGAACCGCGCCACCTACGGCAAGTGCAATCATCCGTTCGGCCATGGGCACAATTACGTGGTGGAGATTACGGTCGGCGGCCCGGTCGATCCGGATACGGGCATGGTGTGCAATCTCGTCGATCTGGATGCCTGCGTGCGGGAACAGGTGCTGGAGCCTTTCGATCACACCAACCTGAACTTACTTTCGTGCTTTGAGAAGTTGGTTCCAACCACAGAGAATCTTTGTATTGAAATCGACCGGCGCATTCGGCAGGCCTTTCGCGAGGCCGAGATTTTTTCCGTGCGGGTCGAAGAGACCAACAACAACTTTTTTGAGATAGAACACAGCGCTCCCGGTACGGGCAGCACGGCAGGGCGCAAATGA
- a CDS encoding ABC transporter permease: protein MMKPALPWSTAFRIGMRELRASRAKFLFVLLSVAIGVAALTGVRGFSQSFQRALLGQARGLMAADLSASLYHTASPAQVSAMNALAQHGVEMTQTMGTVSMAQAVGHPVPILVSLKAVDPGKYPFYGNLVLKPAGPLPQLLNDHTVLVDDNLLVRLHAQVGDQLKIGGKLFRIAAVIVSEPDRLSAGVGFGPRVMMTRHMLDETGLVQMGSRASVRYLFKVPKGTNIAALKAKLQQILPQAQVEDYRETNPSLTAGLDHATGLLSLICLVAMVLGAIGVGMAMRAHLQQRIEVLAIMKSIGARSSDILRIYLLQTILLGAAGALLGVLLGVGVEFALPTVFGKLLPLKPALTLPIGPVLAAFGTGILTTVLFCLPPLLDVRKIRPVVVLRRAVETGFAGRGWRGWLRENRLQLFSILVILAGLGGIAVALSDSWLVGRWFTICLASLLAFLLALSSGFLRLLRMLLRRTRAQLPSALRHGLANLYRPGNQSGAVLAALGAGVMLILSVFLMQHSIVLSLRADAPPSLPNVFLVDIGSDQLQGLKHLVEAQPGILGKLETVPIVQGYIESIDGVPEKTLASEHYPRHLLREVGMTWSAKQLPDTEVTAGKWWTSDTTDEVALDEYIARRLKVHPGSSIVFSAGDTTIATHVAVIFKTKGNHAFSRADYVLPPHLLKPLPAIWYADMHVKPSEIPQLERVLFAAYPTITVVNVADILDTISNIVDQITVVIHFLAAFSILSGLVILASSIASTRFRRIREVVVLKTLGATRRRVALVFSIEFAVLGLLAGTVGVLFAQIMSSILLKRLHVPFAHSYTASILTIAANVVLAVFTGWIASFRILGQRPLEVLREE, encoded by the coding sequence ATGATGAAACCGGCGCTGCCCTGGAGCACAGCCTTTCGCATTGGCATGCGCGAACTGCGCGCCTCGCGAGCCAAGTTTTTATTTGTGCTGCTCTCGGTTGCGATTGGAGTGGCGGCGCTCACCGGCGTGCGCGGCTTCAGCCAGTCCTTTCAGCGTGCCTTGCTGGGGCAGGCACGGGGGCTGATGGCCGCCGATCTTTCGGCCAGTCTCTATCACACGGCGAGCCCCGCGCAGGTGAGTGCCATGAATGCGCTAGCGCAGCACGGTGTTGAGATGACGCAGACGATGGGCACTGTGTCCATGGCGCAGGCGGTGGGGCACCCGGTGCCGATTCTGGTTTCGCTCAAGGCCGTCGATCCGGGCAAATATCCCTTCTACGGAAATCTGGTGCTCAAGCCAGCCGGGCCGCTGCCGCAACTGCTGAACGACCACACCGTGCTGGTGGACGACAACCTGCTGGTGCGCCTGCATGCGCAGGTGGGAGACCAGTTGAAGATTGGCGGGAAACTCTTCCGCATCGCAGCCGTTATTGTGAGTGAACCAGACCGGTTGAGCGCGGGCGTAGGCTTTGGTCCGCGTGTGATGATGACGCGCCACATGCTCGATGAGACCGGCCTGGTGCAGATGGGCAGCCGCGCGTCTGTGCGCTACCTCTTCAAAGTCCCTAAAGGGACGAATATTGCCGCGCTCAAGGCGAAGCTGCAGCAGATTCTGCCGCAGGCGCAGGTTGAGGATTATCGCGAGACGAATCCCTCGCTGACCGCAGGGCTCGATCACGCCACGGGACTGCTCAGTCTCATCTGCCTGGTAGCCATGGTGCTGGGGGCCATTGGCGTGGGCATGGCGATGCGCGCGCACCTGCAGCAGCGTATTGAAGTGCTCGCCATCATGAAGTCAATTGGTGCGCGGTCGAGCGATATTTTGCGCATCTATCTGTTACAAACCATTCTGCTGGGGGCTGCGGGTGCGCTCCTGGGAGTGTTGCTGGGGGTAGGCGTTGAGTTTGCGCTGCCCACCGTCTTTGGCAAGCTGCTGCCCTTGAAGCCAGCCCTGACGTTGCCGATCGGGCCTGTGCTGGCGGCCTTTGGCACCGGCATTCTGACCACCGTGCTGTTTTGTTTGCCGCCGCTGCTCGATGTGCGCAAGATTCGCCCGGTGGTGGTGCTGCGGCGTGCAGTGGAAACAGGCTTTGCCGGCCGGGGATGGCGCGGCTGGCTGCGGGAGAACCGGCTGCAGTTATTCAGCATCCTTGTGATTCTTGCCGGTCTGGGCGGGATTGCGGTGGCATTGTCAGACTCCTGGCTGGTAGGCCGCTGGTTCACGATTTGCCTGGCGTCGCTGCTCGCATTCCTGCTGGCGCTGTCGTCTGGCTTTCTGAGGCTGCTGCGCATGTTGCTTAGGCGCACGCGCGCGCAGCTGCCCTCTGCTCTGCGGCATGGACTTGCGAATCTCTACCGGCCAGGCAATCAGTCGGGCGCCGTACTGGCCGCCCTGGGCGCGGGCGTGATGCTGATCCTCAGCGTCTTCCTCATGCAGCACTCCATCGTGCTGTCGCTGCGTGCGGACGCTCCGCCGTCACTGCCGAACGTCTTTCTTGTAGATATTGGAAGTGATCAGTTGCAGGGTCTGAAGCATCTGGTCGAGGCGCAGCCCGGCATTCTGGGCAAGTTGGAAACCGTACCGATTGTGCAGGGTTACATTGAGTCGATTGACGGCGTGCCAGAAAAGACGCTCGCCAGCGAACACTATCCCAGGCATCTGCTGCGCGAGGTAGGCATGACGTGGAGCGCGAAGCAGCTGCCGGATACCGAAGTGACAGCGGGGAAGTGGTGGACCAGCGACACCACCGATGAGGTTGCGCTCGACGAATACATCGCGCGGCGTCTCAAGGTGCATCCCGGCTCGAGCATTGTTTTCTCAGCCGGTGACACCACCATCGCGACGCATGTCGCCGTTATTTTCAAGACCAAAGGCAACCACGCTTTTTCGCGTGCGGACTATGTGCTGCCACCGCATCTGCTCAAGCCTCTGCCGGCGATCTGGTATGCGGACATGCACGTGAAACCGAGTGAGATTCCGCAACTGGAGCGAGTGCTCTTCGCGGCTTATCCCACGATCACGGTGGTCAATGTGGCCGATATTCTCGATACGATCAGCAACATCGTGGATCAGATCACCGTGGTGATTCATTTTCTCGCGGCATTTTCCATCCTGTCAGGACTCGTCATCCTTGCTTCGAGCATTGCCAGCACGCGCTTTCGCCGCATCAGGGAAGTGGTTGTGCTCAAGACGCTGGGAGCCACGCGCCGCCGTGTTGCTTTGGTCTTCAGCATTGAGTTTGCCGTGCTGGGGCTGCTGGCTGGCACGGTGGGCGTACTGTTTGCGCAAATCATGTCGAGCATTTTGCTCAAGCGCCTGCACGTGCCTTTTGCGCATAGCTACACTGCATCCATACTGACCATCGCAGCCAACGTGGTGCTTGCCGTATTTACCGGATGGATCGCGAGCTTTCGGATTCTGGGGCAGAGGCCGCTCGAGGTCTTACGCGAGGAGTGA